A window of Carassius auratus strain Wakin unplaced genomic scaffold, ASM336829v1 scaf_tig00217448, whole genome shotgun sequence genomic DNA:
AAGTagacttcaacagatttcccctgctcagggagtagggaacAATGaacaatgggaacacagttcatgcacggagctcaattctaatgagctgattatctgaatcaggtgtgttaacaaagaaagatgtgcaaaatatgcagagcagtggggcgTGAGCaatggaattgagaaccgctgctctaGTGCCACCAACAGCTCGAATTTGCACTGatgtttatgcaaaaaaaaaaaaaaaaaaaaaaaaaaaaaaacagtttagaaGCAATTTTTTCCTTCCGATTCCATGGCTCATGCGGAGTTGAATGCATaccattattttccttttttttttgcttcaagaTTTTTTCACAACTTAGATTTATTCGAAAAATCAGATTTTTCAAACTTGTCCTACAAGTTTTGTCAGATTTTACCTAAATTGGCTCAGCTCATATTCAAGCAATgctgccaaaaataaaaaaaagaatgcaaattGGTTAATCAAGCCAGAGTTGAATAACTTGAACAAATTTGATGGAGAGCATGGCCAAATTAACACAAGACTATATCCCTGCAATGCTTTAGTGTATTTAAACCAAACTTGCGGTGCTTCTCATTTCTTAATTGTTCATCTTCATTTCCTTTCCTCACTAACTTTCCTTGTCTTAGCTCAACCCACCCTTAGGATATGAGGGAAGGATGCAAGAAAAGGAAATGGGGATGGAGGAATCAAAGGAAGAACATTGACATTTTCTTGACATCAGAGCATCATCAGCTGCGCTAAAGTGATCTGCccttatgttgttaaagtttgttatttaagacattcataataattatCAATGAAGCAATATGCCCTGTTGAAATATACGATTTTGATGGTTTATTTAAATTGCAAAGgtaaaatataaatgcacattattatgaCACATGTGAAGGGGGAGATGAATTCATATGTGCATCAGGGTTTTTTTTCGCCGAAAAAAGACTTCAGCATAGGAAACAACTGTGTATCCTGCCTCATGACTCCTCAGGAAGCCTCCTCACTCCTTGATTCTCGCCTCTTCACAGTGCTATTAgataattaaagggttagttcatcaaaaaaatctaaattatgttattaataacagaccctcatattgttccaaacccgtgagacctcagtttatcttgagaacacagtttaaaatattttagatttagtccaaaagctctcagtccctccattgaagctgtgtgtacggtctactgtccatgtccagaaaggtaagaaaaacatcttcaaagtagtccatgtgacatcagagggtgagttagaattttttgaagcatcgaaattacattttggtccaaaaatagcaaaaactactactttattcagcatcgtcttcttttctgtgtctgttgtgagagagttcaaaacaaagcagtttgtgatattcggttcacgaacgaatcattcgatgtaaccagatctttttgaaccagttcaccaaatcgaactgaatcgttttaaatggttctcgtctccaatacgcattaatccacaaatgacttaagctgttaacttttttaatgtggctgacgctccctctgagttcaaacaaaccaatatcccagagtaatttatttactcaaacagtacattgactgaactgcagtgaagagagaactgaagatgaacaccgagccgagccagataactgAGAGctgggactgagagctctcggactaaatctaaaatatcttaaacagtgttccaaacataaacagaggtctcacgggtttggaacaacatgagggtaagttattaataacataattcagatttttttcgatgaactaaccctttaagatgtcCTAAAATATGGCTGAGCTGAACTGGTTTCCAGGTCATAGAATGGAGGAGCGAGGAAATGAGGAGGTATACTGAAAAGCACCCCTGGTGTCTTTTATAACAACAGTGACCTGAGGGTACCTGCATAGGTTCATGACAGCACCATCTAGTGAACTGGAGATATGAACAATTgctagtttttttaataaaatccagTCAACACGTGAGATCATGCATGAACACAGTGACATCACACAAATCTCATACTTTGATACTATGTGAGCTTATAGTGAATTCAAAATGTTGAGCAGGTTGAGAGCCAGTTCAAATATAGGTCACCAGGGGAACATACTATATCCTGTTCCTCAGTGAAATGGTCACATGATGAGCTCACAATACAAGTACACACCagctattaggggtgtaacggtacgcaaaaatcatggttcggtacgtacctcggttttaaagtcacggttcggttcattttcggtacagtaagggaaagaaatgcaaacattaaacttcaGGTTGgttattactatacactttttttttttttaattttaataaaatatatataaaataaaaaaaagaataagaaataaaatactgctagTTCTCCActtaataaaatactctcagtctcaaaccaatatcatataataaaatataatgaaaaatataaataaataactatgattacagtgcagcattaccaatcccagcatgctgctgctgtaggtgacatagagggagacagccaacagaccaggctcttgtcttcaagacaacaatatctatacttcatgttgagcataaatataaagcctactgataaaggacatttattttttaaattacatttatttctgaatttatgtcaacctatagactttcaaacatcaaagtgtcatgaattaatatgtatttgtgtacatattattaatatgtatttgtgtacatatagaccgaaacggtccggtacgaatacacgtaccgttacacccctaataaatatatatatatatatatatatttatatatatatatatatatatatatatatatatatatatatatatatatatatatatatatacacacacacacacacacacacacacacacacacacacacacaggtgtttttttttattgtttttttttttttttttgagcagtgcAGTTCATTTAGTAATGAGACTATTGACAATTGAAGTAAATTTGCTCACCTGAGTTTCAAGATTGTCTTTTATCCTTTTCCCCCTGCTTCTCCTTAAAGGcaacaaatgtgttaaataaaagagtacaaaattACTGTATTGTATTATAACAATATTTGACTCACAATACAGGAAATGCATTTCTATGATGGGATCATATTTCTTTGGTCAACTATGTGGAgcattattcacattttatttcaaagattTGTAGAAAGCTAAActaacttcattttttattttactaagggTTATAAATGAGGTTAAGTACCGTCAATCAAATACTGCACACATCTTACCAAATTATCAGCACTGTGATGATAACTAAAGCTCCACAAACCACTCCAATGGATATGTACAATATCACCAGACGTCCTGCAACAGAGACGAGACTAAAACACCTGAACAGATCCATTTGCTTCACTTTAGAAAGAGTAAATTAGATGCTCTACCTTTAACAGTGACAGTAACAGCATCTGATCTCTGAGATCCGTGTTGATTGTGAGCCTCACAGAAGAAGCGTCCACTCTGTAGTGCACTgaaactctgtccagatccaACAGAGGAGCTTTGACTCTCCTgaaaccagctgaagttcagagcaggagggtttgaatcactgctgcagatcagagtcactgaatctccttcCACTATTTCAGCAGATCCATTTATGAACACTGAAACATTCCTGGGAGGATCTAGAACATTCATAAAAttagcaattaaaaataaataaataaataaataaatgttactgaaCCGCCATTAACTCACACATGACATTTAAAGTCACAGTTTCAGAGTATTTATCTCCATGTTTATTTCTGGATttgcacttgtattctccactgtgatTAGAGCTGATGTTTAAGATTCTGTATattcttccagatcctacaaacgttcctcctttaaaccagctgatttctgcaggagggtttgaatcactgctgcagatcagagtcactgaatttCCCTCCACTATTACACCAGACGGACTGAAGGACACTGAGACACTCTTTGGTGGATCTAAAGAGAACAAACATGACCTGTTtcaaacataaacataagttaTTAAAGAGAACTAATGAATCTGTACTCACAGGTGACACTGAGCTGAACAGCAGGAGAGATGTAAGTGTGTCCCTGTACACCACAGCTGTATCTGCCTGCATCctctcttctgactgactgcagcaggagttgattgtttctgtctcttctctcagtTAATGGCTGTGAGTTTCTGTACCAGATGAATGTTGCTCTGTCAGTCAGAGCGCAGCTGCTTTTACATGTTATACGGACTGAATCTCCCTCTTTCAGTGTCTCAGGAGACTCCACCTGAAGATCTGAACACAACTCACACATTATATCTAGTGCTGCTGTCATACACtggttatttatataaattatacagaTTACATAGAGTGAAACCTCATCATAGTTCGAATTACAGGGACAGAAGtatcagataaaaacattatcgttaactgaaataaagaccAGGCATatctattacaaaaaaaaaaaaaaaaaaaaaacaccacacatTGGAAAACTAACTAATACTGTAATGTATATTTgccaaaactaactaaaataaattaaaaaaataaaattatatagtaaatgtccttagttttcatctttgtcatggtcttaatttttttaacgcTATTTAAAACACGCAACGTTCCTTTCCCTcttctccctccatctctctgtCACTCACGCGCAcgggcacatacacacacacagccccttcCCTACGTGCACACCGCGTCTCCTTGAGAACGTGTGTTTGTTCGACGTTGAAAGCAAGTTCGCGAAAAGTTGGTATCTCTACCTCGTGAACACCtttacacaatcacacattaaaaagtggtatgaaaaatattttacattctgaatataattttgtcagtGTGTTAATGTCGACCCGAGAAGCAATTGAGCCCcactttaaaaactaattaaaactaaactgaatttaaaaacaaacataacatcAGTGAAACCTGTGGAGACATAAAAAGAGCCAAGTAGCCTAGGCTAAATGGTAACGTTACATGCTagtatttgaatttgtttttaattggttagaattgtttttacattctattatttcatatttttagttCGATAAATGAAATTTCATCTGAGAACCCTAATACTTTCTTAATGAAAATAAGATTTGATTTTATTCACAGAGACAATATGAGGAAAAGGAAAGGGCATACAGACATCAAGCACTTTTTGGGTGTTAAAAGAGTAAGCAGGTCTTATGGAGGTAAGACCCAACCCtctcatatactgtataataaatccCTACTGATTATCAGTTCGTCACATGTTTAGACCTTGTATGTGTGTTGCACAACACATGTTGCACTTGCCGATCACGGTGGGGATTCATATGGTAGTGGACCATGATGGTCATCAGTGCTGGGAGTAACGGgttacaaaagtaatgcattacagtaatttattactttttccagtaacgcagtagtgtaaggcattactaattaattttcagtaatattttactcagtacattttcagcaaagcttgtgttaaaaaaaaaaaaaaaaaaacctttgcgaGACCGCAAGATTTCATTAATCTCCCTCTTGTTGGTGTAATTTTGTTATTGCGTGACAGTGAAGGCGGGTTTTACAGGAGTGGCGCGAGGCATGATTTCTGCCCCTGCTGTGCTTGCGAGTCGCGCTTgccagtggaaaagcggctaatgAAGATGGCAGAAGACGACTGTACATTCACGAGGTGGACGTATGCTCATTACTTTGAATTTGTCAGAGATAAGGACaaaaaaaacgtaataatcaAATGCAACCTTTTTGTAAAACCATCGACGTCGCGAAATAGCActagaaattgaaaaaaaaaaatctcgaaCGGTACCATGCGACCACTAAGTTACACTTGCTGAGAAGAGAAAAATAACAGAGGATGAGAGTGATAAGCCAAAGCAGCAGAAATTACATTTCTCTCGGCCTGCCATCATTCCACTTGAACTTGTGGCAGAGTATGTCGTCGAAGAGATGTTACCATTGactattttgtcattttagaatTTTAAGTTCTACTTTGTAGTTATTTTCttgaaagtaactaaaaagtaATATAGGAGTAATGTAATGATGGTCATAGAAGAAGTGAAGGAGCAGTACCCCTCAATTATGGTGGGGTAATTCGCACTCTGAACTTCATCAAATGTACCTGTGACAGTAAGAGTCACTCCTGGATAACCTTTCCATTTTCCATCTGTTACATTAGTTGTGAATCTGAAACAGTACATGTGTGAATCCTTCTGTGTCACGTGACTCAGTCTGATGGTGCAGTTCTTCTGTTCATCTCCCAAATACTGAAGCCTCTGACTGTATTCAGGATCCTCAGACAGATCTGGATACTCTTTACCAACCTTTACATGGTTTTTAGTCCAGAACACTTTCCTGATCTCATATCCAGCAGGGTATGTATAAGTGCAGCTCATTATCACTGCTGAGTGCTTTAGTGCACAGATGTGTGGATGTATGTAACTCACACCCCATTCAGCACTAGAAACCCCTGAAACACAGAATTCATATAGTGAACAAAATATCAGCAGCTGAAAGATGGTGGGGAAATGCTTCAGTGTTTCTAAAGTGTTGCAGAGACTCACCGTGAATCAAGATCAGAAAGATCAGAGAAAGAGGAGGAGCCATTCTGATTGACATCAGCATAGCatgcctacaaaaaaaaaaaaaaaaatcaacactggCATATTTAAGCTGTCATGAACCAGTTTCATTCATGATTTATATATTCGAAGATCATTTTAAAGTTAtcttcatttgtaatttttatagaACAATATAATTATCATTGTCAGTCTAGATGCTGATGTCTGTTGAGGTTTAGTCAGACTCAGTGTTTAACACTCTGTGGTTAAACTGTTAAGCTTGCAGGATCTCACCTTCTTCTTCCTGTTCAGTGCAAATCAACAGACAAATGCTGGCAttttattctctctctgtctttatttTACTACCATTCTCAACACTGTACAACAAATACAGAGAGAGGATAAAATGCCAGCATTTCTTTTCCTTATACATGTAACCGGGGCATAATATTCTCCATTCATACCTACCCGCCACGAGGGGTTACTCGTGTTTACGTGATGCATAGTAGAGTGCACACAGAGGAAGAGTGTACTACATGTGTGGGTTGTGCTTGTTCATAGCTGTCTGCAGCTGAGCACATGAGCAGTTGTGCATAAGATTAAAAGCAAACATCAGCCTTTCTTAAGGAAGGGGGGAAAGTCCTGCTTGTGTTTTGCTTACCACCTTGTGCATCATGTATTTGGTGTCTGTCTGCAAGATATTTCCGGGTGGATATATGCATATCTAATGTGGCGGAGATTGAGCAGGGGAGAACAGATACACGTGTGTCAGCGCCTCGTTTCATGTTACAGCGTGTCACAGAAATAGCATCCAAAGGCCACTACCGTTGTTTTATAGGGGTATATTTCATACAGggctatttttgtgtgttttcatttattttctctgttgATTTGGGATCTTTATAATCTTGAGAAGGAATGTGATTTAAGGAGAAATGTGTATTAACCCTTTCTAATCAGCCGAATTTCACCCAAAGGGAGTGTTCAATAGTTGGGctactgttttatttgttttatttatttgtctttaaaCTGAATAGGCcattgtaacaaaatatttacagtgCATTTGGAGCTTGTGTTAATTTGATCTCTTTTTATATTTCTTGTAAACTTGGTTTATTATAATATACTACGCAGGGGGAAATTTCACAGTCATTTAATGCTGTGTTTTCTCTTAACTCAGTCGGAAATAAAGAACCCCTGTTAGATGTATGGCTGTGCTGGAGTCTTTGTCATAGTGTGAAGGTTCACACGGCCACATACatgagacaaaaacacatttattttttgtttcctaCTCACTGGTCAGTTCTCTTAGACCAACATGTGATACATGCCATTGCATGCAATCTCCCGCAccccaccaccaaaaaaaaataaaatcagataaatataataaaataatttactttataaagtttgaccaaaaTTAAATGTCTTTCCAGCTGAAGACCAGCttgatttttaaacaaattaagttttaaaGACAAATATAGTTTAAACCGCAGCAGTATTTAGATTACTCACTAAGCTGCCAGATTCTATATATGTATTAGTGGTGGGCTGTTATCGGCGTTAACATGTTGCGTTAACGGGAGATTCTTATCAGGCGATAAAAataatatcgccgttaatctattctcaaagttgtgttgagagctgggtctatactaggcaagctatgatgactttgaCCTTGAAATTTTAGCGTGGATGTATGCCGAATTACACTGTAGGGAGCGAGAATGAGTCTTCGagcctgtgtgtatgcctactgtgaaattaccacatcaaacgtgatatgctaacatggatgcagctgaagccgccTGGTTTGATTCAGggaaattattcttattttttttaaagaagcttcctcgacaagacgcacgcctgtttcacacataatccatctgcagtgcgtatggaGTTCGTGTGTGTttcgtatgtggtgctgaagcaccgactcatactcattgtgctttcacacaggacacgtttgcagtccgctactcggtactTGAACGATCACTGCTGGAACGCACTGACAGACCGCAACcgtgtgaacgctggaatccgttaacatgggtgcgtaaaaaagtatgcaacgcatacgcactgcagacggagtacagTATGTGTGAAAAAGGCGTAAGGTtatttgcaccttgtgcaatgtggaattcgtttacagctttctcaagcagtttgtaatgcattttaatctagattaattccaagactacagtgagattaatctatattaaaattaGTCTATGCCCaccacaaaatattatatatatatatatatatatatatatatatatatatatatatatatatatatattgtggcggggtgaggaactacacgacaaccgatggaagagaaaagtccccgaagggtggatttattaaataaaagtgctctgggtgaaggcggtgctctccgtGGCGCTttaagtccctcgtgctcgctgtgtcctgagtggtggatcccgtgcggtgctctccttggtgggggctgacggtcacacgctgctctctggaaaagaggaggtaagggttagcgtctttgtcaggagacattcctcaccactctgtcttcctcctctgcctaagtaggcACTGCTTGATCAGCTGCAGGTGcgaccgctcagcccgtgatgagctcgtgccggtgattccggtgtgttgccagggcgacgctgacg
This region includes:
- the LOC113101018 gene encoding B-cell receptor CD22-like, translated to MLMSIRMAPPLSLIFLILIHGVSSAEWGVSYIHPHICALKHSAVIMSCTYTYPAGYEIRKVFWTKNHVKVGKEYPDLSEDPEYSQRLQYLGDEQKNCTIRLSHVTQKDSHMYCFRFTTNVTDGKWKGYPGVTLTVTDLQVESPETLKEGDSVRITCKSSCALTDRATFIWYRNSQPLTERRDRNNQLLLQSVRREDAGRYSCGVQGHTYISPAVQLSVTYPPKSVSVSFSPSGVIVEGNSVTLICSSDSNPPAEISWFKGGTFVGSGRIYRILNISSNHSGEYKCKSRNKHGDKYSETVTLNVMYPPRNVSVFINGSAEIVEGDSVTLICSSDSNPPALNFSWFQESQSSSVGSGQSFSALQSGRFFCEAHNQHGSQRSDAVTVTVKDPPKCVSVSISPSGEIVEGDSVTLICSSDSNPPAEISWFKGRTFVGSGKIYSILKISSDHSGEYKCKSSNEHGEKHSDAVTLNVMYAPKSVSVSIIQFGQILEGDSVTLICSSDSNPPALNFSWFKENQISSVGSGHSFSALQSGHFYCEAHNQHGSQRSDAVTVTGEESPSSVRRELRLATSYRRALRAAYERSTVPDIKK